The following is a genomic window from Amaranthus tricolor cultivar Red isolate AtriRed21 chromosome 10, ASM2621246v1, whole genome shotgun sequence.
CATAATGTCAAGGTGATTCCTCGGATCTCTTTTTCTTGTACTAGAGCAAAGATTTTTAGCATATTCAGGATCTAACAACTTAATCCTAAAATGTATTGGTAAAAGTATCAGTCACGAATTATACGAAATTGATTGAACAAGGTCAAGGTTTCATAATTATCTGGTTTTTGAGATCCAAACTTTTTGACACAAAAGTTATGGTCTAATTGAGATATATCGACGATATTATGCTTATCAAAAGTAGAATTGATACTGATAAAGGTCAATGGTTACTTACGTTATGAAAAAGAACAATGAATCCACCAAAGACGTTGGCAAGTCCCAAAGCTACAATATTTACTGCAACAAAAGATAACGCAAGATTAATGGTTACGAAGCATTAGTATAAACAAATTTGCAAAGTCCATGGTTGAATACAAATTTCAAGCACAAACGGATAGTTCAACAGAAATCAATAGGACTCAGGTgcaataaaattgataaaagtCGGGAAACTCACAAGTGGTCGCATCTCCACCGGCTGCAGAAGAAATAACGCTTAAGCTGGTGATGCATTCTAGGAGACCACCATATACAATGGCTTTCATTATGTCGACACCAGCTCCGGGTCTTGGTGGTTCACTTGGTTGTCTGATGAGGGGTGTCTTATTGTCTGTTAAAGGTTGCGGTTCAGACGTCGATGCACCGGGCTGTGTAACTAAAGGTTGAGGCTCATGCACATCGGGCACTTGTATGATCACGTCTCCTGTatcattataatattttgagTCAATGCTATTAAAGGATTTAGAGAATGTTCTGTTAGagcatataacatatcatggggcctcaaccataagcttaagcttttaattgagttggttccttgacatggtgtctgttagagtatataaaatatcctggggcctcaaccaaaagcttaagcttatggttaaggccccaaaatatgttatatactctaacatattCTCCCAACTTCTTttcttcaatttaattattaccatCACTTTCACTCTTACATTTTCACTGCtcagcatagtgcaaaaacaaggtcgcATCACTCTAacatgttatatactcttacATCGAAATATAGGCCGCATTGACCGCAAAAACATTTGTATTGATTGCATACCCATTTTACGACCATAGCGACGACAGTGACTGAAACTGTCTTTTTTCACTATGCTGCTCATTAAGTTCAGTTATAGTAAGTCAAAagttctttttattttagttctAATTAGTTGACGGGAGCAGGACCTTCTTCCACCCAACCCACAATTCATATGTATACCAATAGCTTCATACAAGATCGAGAAGAAAAAATAGAATCATAAACTAAGACTTCAGATGAAAAAAGACGGTACCTTTCGGAGGAGTTGAAGGAGCTTCTGGTTGATCAGGTGGTGGTGGTACGTCTGCATTATTGCGCACACAAGCAGATTATACAACTTATTAATAGTTTGTTTATATGGAAATTGAATCATGCAACTGAGTTTCTAAAGAGCCGAGAGGTACCTTCATCAGGAATTTTGGGATATATGGATTTAGGTGGTACTGGTTGTTCTGCATCGTTTCCGAATTAAATACAAGTTAGTCTTGtacttaatataattaacttatagACAAAGGAGAGGTCTGGAGAAGGCCATACCTGATTCAACTATTGTAGAAGGTGGAGGAATAACAGGTAATATTGTATCTGCATCGGATGGTGTTAAAAGAAGATTTGTGTCATCTTTTTGGACTTCTGTACCTGCATAGTAGAAACTTGTAACAATAAGCCTCGAAAGCAAACACATTTCTATAATCCATTTACATATGTAGTAAACTAATCCATAACAACCATGCCAAAGCCTTGATCCTAATATATGGGATCTGCTACATGAATCAAAAAccaaatttttaggaaattaaataagataaattagtGTATATTTATTTCCTAATacaaatcaatgaaaaaatcGTCGATGACTAGATTATACTTTTTCTGTCCCTATATAATACTAATGCGTAAATGGTTCTAGTCAGACTGTAGGAGTATGAAAAAGAAATGTACCATCCTCCATTGTTTGTGAAGGTTTAGACTCCAGCGAGAGTACTGGCTCATCTGTATATTATAGAATTGTTAGAATAAGAGgcttataaaattttgattatgCGGCTAATATGCTAGTGTACATTAATCTGTACAGTCCGCTTCATGTTAGGAACTCAAAACCTTACAGAGAAATTCTATGGCTCGAATCTTTAGTGTTCTCTTATTTATTACCTGTGTCTACTATTTAGGCAGAATGCCATCACctatttttactaaaaaactgaaagaaaccccaaaaaaaaaaaagaaagtgagATATAAGAAGAAGAGTAAGAAGAGGGAGTCACTGAAGAAGATCCTTCTACTTCCCTTTTTTTGGAAGAAAAGGAGGATCGGGACAAAATCCTAATCGATGAAATGGAAAAGATCCGAGTGAATGGAAAGGACAAAACAAAGGATGAATTCCACTTGCCCTTAGAAGAAGCATGCTATAAAAATAGTCCAACTTCTTATTCTGGGAATCAAGCTGACTCCTGAGTGTTAGAGGATGTCCGTTCAATTCAAAAGCTAGGATGAATTTACAATTAACTATtagtaataacaatactaataaaaagGGATTTCAGTAGCTCAAAATTTTATTGCACTGGGGAACTTCATCCTCGATACAGATAAAACAAAGATGGAATCAGATTTATTCCAAAAAAAACCATTCTACTTATTTGTATAATTCATTTATTAAGGttctttgatcacaaaaatggTTTGTAAATGACACTCTACCTGGTTTCGTCGAAGGCTTTGCTTTAGCTTTATCCTTGGAAAGCTGGCAGCAATTCACGAACCATAATGGAAAACTTGTTCCTGTCGGTAAAAAGATGGTTAGGCTTAACACATAAACGGTCAATCCTAGACATGGTTGTGCAACCGCAATGTACTTCAGGGTGGTGAGCCAGCACTAAGCATAAAACAGAGAGAGTGAGGTACCTTCTACAGATGTTAGATCAGGTATCTTATCAGTAGGTACTTGATTTTCTGCatctttacataaaaaaatacgTCTGTTAATATTTTTGTTCGAGAGACTGGGATCATAATGCTGACTCATTAGAGAAGAGAGACTAGAGAATTGCTAGCATCGGTTTTCATGGGATCATAAAAGAAATAGCCATAAGTCTGCCATAACCTAACTCATTGGCTAGAGAAAAATACGGGATAGAAGACATACCGTAACCAGGTGTTTTGACAGGTTGAGTCTCTGGTGGAGAGATATCTGCATCAAATCATCACTTTCAGTTTtgtaaaataaatgaattgTTTAATTGAAGTGGTGATTGTATAGAAGACCATGCTAATTGGGGAGTTAATTAAGGGAAGTGATCCCAACTCACTTTTGGGAGAAAAAAGGCGGATAAAATTGTCAAATGAGTTCCTCGAAAGGAAATGATTCTCTTATTCAGAACCCCAAAAAGATTTGTGACACACTTTCAAAAGATGGTATTACAATGAAAAGGACTCCTATGTCATAAGTGGAATTTTCCTAGCATGAACAAGTTTATAGCCCAAAACAAGAGAAAGCAATATACTTCCGTCAGTAGGTTTCTCTCACAATGTTGTGATGACACATGGAAATGTtacagtatataacatatactggggcctcaaccatcagcttaagcttttggaaCAGTTGGTtacttgacatggtatcagagtcaactgacaagaggtcacgggtttgaatctcaaccacctctcatttaaagtgaaatatataGCCCCAGGTATGAGGAGGGcctgtgctgcatccacactcTTAACCTAAAGGGCTCTTATGTGATGGGGCGTGTTAGAACGTATTACATATCCAGGggcctcaaccaaaagcttaagctgatggttgaggtcccTGGATAATATAACTGGAATTCGTTTAATAGAGACAGAAATGTATGTACATATAGTGCTACCTTTCTTAGGTGCTGCAGGAGGTTGCTGTTCTGGTGGTAGCTCGGTTTCTGCAAAGTCAACAAAGGAAATTATTATAAGCCATTATATGAGAGTCAGGATCTTAGGCAGAATTTATGGGTCTGCAAAATTATAGCAACAAATAGTAATGCTTCAATTTGATGAGCTTACAATCGGAACGCAACGTCAaactaaaaagtaaaacaaatgAAAGGGTTGAGGGTGGTGGTGGCGGTGGAATGGCATGCATTACCAGATTTATATACAGGAGTCTGAGGAGGTACTGGTAAGTCTGcatcatcaaaaagtaaaatcCATCAATTCTACGAGCTGGAAACCTACTTAATACGTAGGACTAAGGAAAAGTCGAAGTTCGTTTAAACAGAGCTTTAACAGAACTTCGAATATTACCCTTCGATGGTGCTAAAGAAGATTTGATCTCTTCAATTGGAAGCTTGGTACCTGCACCAAAATATGCAAGGCTTAGCTTCATAAACATTGGTTTCTCGACTCACCCATGCTCTaagttacttggactcgggtactgatttAGGGTattggtacgtgtccaagtgtcggatacgtctaaatattcaattatacGCTTAAAATGAAGTGattaagtgccataccaatgtccgagcatcaaggatcggacacgggtgCATAATACAAAATGAAGAGTTCGAGTAACATAGCCCATGCTAATTAGGAATAACAGTTGTCATGCGAACTTGGTAACATCTTAAAATAGCAAAACGGAACGATCAACTCCCTTTCTAATACATACTTTTCAAAAACTTTAGTCATAAAaattactaatattttaaaaaacataggcaaaataaattatttgaaagGTTTGATGGTCAATAGTGTACCTGTTCTTGGTGCATGCTTGATGTTGTTACTAGCAGGTTGACAGCAAGTGAAAATCCACATTGGTAAATTATTCTTTTCGGCTGCCAATAAAGAACCATAACTCAATCACTCAAATACTAATACAGATTTCAAAACCAAGAGGCACAACAAGGAGGGTCGTCAGTGACCGtcagatatatatagatatacttGTATACCTTCTTCAGGACTTACAGGAGGTAGAGGAGCTGGTGGGTTTGCGATTTCTGCATATTACAACAAGATCAAATTTGAGCCTTCAATCAAATGAATGAAAAATCTGTCCTACTAAGTGACAAGAAAAAGATGGTACCCTCAACAGGTCCAAAGGAAGGTGGTAAGTCTACATAAACATTGAAAGAAAAGGAAATTAACCTCCTATACCTTACAATATGAAAATCATGATACTtagtcataaaaaaaatataaaaaaaaaaagagcaaaGAGAGGAGGAATTACCAGAGTCAGGTGCTATAGGGGGTTGAAATTTGGAAGGCAACGGTGTATCTGCATTAGTAAGTAGATATACTATCAAGACTCTAATATTGGCTTTGACTACTTGAGATGTCAAAGCACGAGGAGGAAAATTTACCATGAGAAGGTGTCGAGTGAAATTTACTGTCACCAGGAGGGACATCCGTAGCTGCATAGGAAGAATGAAATAGTGAACATACTTAAAAACTCTCTTTTCGGGATCCTTTCAAAACAACTATTCTGCAGTTACCAACTATGCTATATATCAAGAACGGGTAACGCATACATGAAGGGGTACATATATTTGTACAAGGAGATGAACTTTACCAGTAGATGTTGTTGAAGGAATATCATTTTCTTTGCGCGGGACCTCTGCACCAGCaaagtaaaatttattataatcaGGTTCATAAAAAGGTGAATCCAGGATGCTTTCAGCAATTAAAATCCTTTTAAGTCATGGGGAGAAACGTACCCTCGTCTGAATTTGGTGGAGATTGCCCAGGCTTCGGCACTAATGTATAAGCAGAAAattgaaaagttgaaaaaagTTAACGAACTAGTAAGCCAATATAATAATTCTTATGTTACTCATTCATACAAACAATTACGCATATGGACATTGAAGGTTTAGTCGTTAGTAACGTACCAGGATCTTCTGGATGGTATGGCTGACAACAAGTCAGGATCCACAAAGGAAAAGCTGTTCCTGCAGTAGGATggttagaaattgaaattattccAAAACAACCAGATCGATATGATAAGCCTGAGCTTAGAAAGTCTGCActagaagaagaaaaggaagacaTTTGTTTGATGTCATCTGCCAAGGATACCTTTCCCAGTATCTGTTTTTGTTGGATCCATGTATTCATCCACTTGCTCATCTGCAATCCCATTAAACAAGAGTTTTAGAAATGGTGCACATTCCATACCATTGCTCTGGTACTACTCTTTTAGTTTCTATTGCTGTTTCCATCCCAATCTACACCTAAAAGCAAGACGGTTAGACTACCTAGTGGCACTGCATCACTAGGACCAATGTTACATGGACTCAGATAGTGATGTTGGATATTGGTACATATCCAAGTGtcagatacgtctaaatattcaattttacgcctagaATGAAGTGTCTTATTGTCATACCAAtatccgagcatcaaggatcggacacaggtacgtgaagcaaaataaaGATTCCGAGTAACATAGATTAGGAATGAATTCCAAGTGTATTTAAAGAGTACCACCATATTTTAGTTCACACATGGATACAAATATCAGTAGCTTGCCTCAAAAAAGAGAAAACACAGAACACTCATTCTTATCAAGACCATTGTGGTTCTAGTTTGACTGACCAAGAAGGTAAGTCATAATACAGAAATTTTGGTTGTGAGTTGTGAACTTGGGTGCcttaaatttcataaaaatgTTAGATTACATGGCACAAGCACCAAAGCTGTGTGAATGAATGCAACTGATTGAATATTATGGATAGATCCAAAGTCATTGCATTATTGGGTACTATTAAATCGATGCTAATTGCAATTTATAGTCACAAATCGAATTTTTCATCAGGGGGAGACCAGTACGTTACCAGGATGCAGAGTAACATCTTGTTTAGGTTTGAATCTCCAGCATAGAAAACCATCTCCTGTAAATTTTAATACAGTTGTTAGAACAATGGCAATCTATAATCACAAGGTTCTAACACGTTAACAATGATACCTTTAGGAAGGAAGATGTGGAAGCACGAAAAGCATGAGATGGCTTCAAGACGTTCATCAGGAGACCTTTCCGGCTTTTCAACTTGATCATTATCCAGCTTTCCGTCAACTAAATCAGGACGCACAGCAGTCAACCGACCAGTTTTGACCACTAAAGGCTCATCCTTGGGTAAATCTTGACGTTTCCTCTTTCTTCTTTTCAAAACAACCCTGTCTG
Proteins encoded in this region:
- the LOC130825516 gene encoding membrane protein of ER body-like protein isoform X3, with protein sequence MEVPYEREEEEAIGVEDLQPRRRSSHPPNPPNNNNTSSSSESSFTSDSSFHGSVIMDNDPTINGNSANIFTNGENPTTIELDLSHGREKEAYFEEPISVAQNGDSNGFTIKQNGVGVVEYSLPERNGGDEETDNKSIASDFFKNPETAVGLQYVESLLDDSSNGVNGVLPKIYNGENIADNTLIVSGQTEIVETGNFEEVEPEGEEFDVERVIKEQKTHDLYCPNCNKCITDRVVLKRRKRKRQDLPKDEPLVVKTGRLTAVRPDLVDGKLDNDQVEKPERSPDERLEAISCFSCFHIFLPKGDGFLCWRFKPKQDVTLHPDEQVDEYMDPTKTDTGKGTAFPLWILTCCQPYHPEDPVPKPGQSPPNSDEEVPRKENDIPSTTSTATDVPPGDSKFHSTPSHDTPLPSKFQPPIAPDSEIANPPAPLPPVSPEEAEKNNLPMWIFTCCQPASNNIKHAPRTGTKLPIEEIKSSLAPSKDLPVPPQTPVYKSETELPPEQQPPAAPKKDISPPETQPVKTPGYDAENQVPTDKIPDLTSVEGTSFPLWFVNCCQLSKDKAKAKPSTKPDEPVLSLESKPSQTMEDGTEVQKDDTNLLLTPSDADTILPVIPPPSTIVESEQPVPPKSIYPKIPDEDVPPPPDQPEAPSTPPKGDVIIQVPDVHEPQPLVTQPGASTSEPQPLTDNKTPLIRQPSEPPRPGAGVDIMKAIVYGGLLECITSLSVISSAAGGDATTLNIVALGLANVFGGFIVLFHNLKELKHEQGTERYSEQLGRAGHFVLHAFVSVLSYLVFGLMSPIIYGFTFRKSDNKDYKLATLAAASLVCITILSIGKAYVQKSPKPYFSTVFIYVSMGFMVSGITYVAGDLINMLLKKLGVFDYRAPRVLGAGAVNGAWSAY
- the LOC130825516 gene encoding membrane protein of ER body-like protein isoform X1 — translated: MEVPYEREEEEAIGVEDLQPRRRSSHPPNPPNNNNTSSSSESSFTSDSSFHGSVIMDNDPTINGNSANIFTNGENPTTIELDLSHGREKEAYFEEPISVAQNGDSNGFTIKQNGVGVVEYSLPERNGGDEETDNKSIASDFFKNPETAVGLQYVESLLDDSSNGVNGVLPKIYNGENIADNTLIVSGQTEIVETGNFEEVEPEGEEFDVERVIKEQKTHDLYCPNCNKCITDRVVLKRRKRKRQDLPKDEPLVVKTGRLTAVRPDLVDGKLDNDQVEKPERSPDERLEAISCFSCFHIFLPKGDGFLCWRFKPKQDVTLHPDEQVDEYMDPTKTDTGKGTAFPLWILTCCQPYHPEDPVPKPGQSPPNSDEEVPRKENDIPSTTSTATDVPPGDSKFHSTPSHDTPLPSKFQPPIAPDSDLPPSFGPVEEIANPPAPLPPVSPEEAEKNNLPMWIFTCCQPASNNIKHAPRTGTKLPIEEIKSSLAPSKDLPVPPQTPVYKSETELPPEQQPPAAPKKDISPPETQPVKTPGYDAENQVPTDKIPDLTSVEGTSFPLWFVNCCQLSKDKAKAKPSTKPDEPVLSLESKPSQTMEDGTEVQKDDTNLLLTPSDADTILPVIPPPSTIVESEQPVPPKSIYPKIPDEDVPPPPDQPEAPSTPPKGDVIIQVPDVHEPQPLVTQPGASTSEPQPLTDNKTPLIRQPSEPPRPGAGVDIMKAIVYGGLLECITSLSVISSAAGGDATTLNIVALGLANVFGGFIVLFHNLKELKHEQGTERYSEQLGRAGHFVLHAFVSVLSYLVFGLMSPIIYGFTFRKSDNKDYKLATLAAASLVCITILSIGKAYVQKSPKPYFSTVFIYVSMGFMVSGITYVAGDLINMLLKKLGVFDYRAPRVLGAGAVNGAWSAY
- the LOC130825516 gene encoding membrane protein of ER body-like protein isoform X4 translates to MEVPYEREEEEAIGVEDLQPRRRSSHPPNPPNNNNTSSSSESSFTSDSSFHGSVIMDNDPTINGNSANIFTNGENPTTIELDLSHGREKEAYFEEPISVAQNGDSNGFTIKQNGVGVVEYSLPERNGGDEETDNKSIASDFFKNPETAVGLQYVESLLDDSSNGVNGVLPKIYNGENIADNTLIVSGQTEIVETGNFEEVEPEGEEFDVERVIKEQKTHDLYCPNCNKCITDRVVLKRRKRKRQDLPKDEPLVVKTGRLTAVRPDLVDGKLDNDQVEKPERSPDERLEAISCFSCFHIFLPKGDGFLCWRFKPKQDVTLHPDEQVDEYMDPTKTDTGKGTAFPLWILTCCQPYHPEDPVPKPGQSPPNSDEEVPRKENDIPSTTSTATDVPPGDSKFHSTPSHDTPLPSKFQPPIAPDSDLPPSFGPVEEIANPPAPLPPVSPEEAEKNNLPMWIFTCCQPASNNIKHAPRTGTKLPIEEIKSSLAPSKDLPVPPQTPVYKSETELPPEQQPPAAPKKDISPPETQPVKTPGYDAENQVPTDKIPDLTSVEGTSFPLWFVNCCQLSKDKAKAKPSTKPGTEVQKDDTNLLLTPSDADTILPVIPPPSTIVESEQPVPPKSIYPKIPDEDVPPPPDQPEAPSTPPKGDVIIQVPDVHEPQPLVTQPGASTSEPQPLTDNKTPLIRQPSEPPRPGAGVDIMKAIVYGGLLECITSLSVISSAAGGDATTLNIVALGLANVFGGFIVLFHNLKELKHEQGTERYSEQLGRAGHFVLHAFVSVLSYLVFGLMSPIIYGFTFRKSDNKDYKLATLAAASLVCITILSIGKAYVQKSPKPYFSTVFIYVSMGFMVSGITYVAGDLINMLLKKLGVFDYRAPRVLGAGAVNGAWSAY
- the LOC130825516 gene encoding membrane protein of ER body-like protein isoform X5, which produces MEVPYEREEEEAIGVEDLQPRRRSSHPPNPPNNNNTSSSSESSFTSDSSFHGSVIMDNDPTINGNSANIFTNGENPTTIELDLSHGREKEAYFEEPISVAQNGDSNGFTIKQNGVGVVEYSLPERNGGDEETDNKSIASDFFKNPETAVGLQYVESLLDDSSNGVNGVLPKIYNGENIADNTLIVSGQTEIVETGNFEEVEPEGEEFDVERVIKEQKTHDLYCPNCNKCITDRVVLKRRKRKRQDLPKDEPLVVKTGRLTAVRPDLVDGKLDNDQVEKPERSPDERLEAISCFSCFHIFLPKGDGFLCWRFKPKQDVTLHPDEQVDEYMDPTKTDTGKGTAFPLWILTCCQPYHPEDPVPKPGQSPPNSDEEVPRKENDIPSTTSTATDVPPGDSKFHSTPSHDTPLPSKFQPPIAPDSEIANPPAPLPPVSPEEAEKNNLPMWIFTCCQPASNNIKHAPRTGTKLPIEEIKSSLAPSKDLPVPPQTPVYKSETELPPEQQPPAAPKKDISPPETQPVKTPGYDAENQVPTDKIPDLTSVEGTSFPLWFVNCCQLSKDKAKAKPSTKPGTEVQKDDTNLLLTPSDADTILPVIPPPSTIVESEQPVPPKSIYPKIPDEDVPPPPDQPEAPSTPPKGDVIIQVPDVHEPQPLVTQPGASTSEPQPLTDNKTPLIRQPSEPPRPGAGVDIMKAIVYGGLLECITSLSVISSAAGGDATTLNIVALGLANVFGGFIVLFHNLKELKHEQGTERYSEQLGRAGHFVLHAFVSVLSYLVFGLMSPIIYGFTFRKSDNKDYKLATLAAASLVCITILSIGKAYVQKSPKPYFSTVFIYVSMGFMVSGITYVAGDLINMLLKKLGVFDYRAPRVLGAGAVNGAWSAY
- the LOC130825516 gene encoding membrane protein of ER body-like protein isoform X2, whose translation is MEVPYEREEEEAIGVEDLQPRRRSSHPPNPPNNNNTSSSSESSFTSDSSFHGSVIMDNDPTINGNSANIFTNGENPTTIELDLSHGREKEAYFEEPISVAQNGDSNGFTIKQNGVGVVEYSLPERNGGDEETDNKSIASDFFKNPETAVGLQYVESLLDDSSNGVNGVLPKIYNGENIADNTLIVSGQTEIVETGNFEEVEPEGEEFDVERVIKEQKTHDLYCPNCNKCITDRVVLKRRKRKRQDLPKDEPLVVKTGRLTAVRPDLVDGKLDNDQVEKPERSPDERLEAISCFSCFHIFLPKGDGFLCWRFKPKQDVTLHPDEQVDEYMDPTKTDTGKGTAFPLWILTCCQPYHPEDPVPKPGQSPPNSDEEVPRKENDIPSTTSTATDVPPGDSKFHSTPSHDTPLPSKFQPPIAPDSDLPPSFGPVEEIANPPAPLPPVSPEEAEKNNLPMWIFTCCQPASNNIKHAPRTGTKLPIEEIKSSLAPSKDLPVPPQTPVYKSETELPPEQQPPAAPKKDISPPETQPVKTPGYENQVPTDKIPDLTSVEGTSFPLWFVNCCQLSKDKAKAKPSTKPDEPVLSLESKPSQTMEDGTEVQKDDTNLLLTPSDADTILPVIPPPSTIVESEQPVPPKSIYPKIPDEDVPPPPDQPEAPSTPPKGDVIIQVPDVHEPQPLVTQPGASTSEPQPLTDNKTPLIRQPSEPPRPGAGVDIMKAIVYGGLLECITSLSVISSAAGGDATTLNIVALGLANVFGGFIVLFHNLKELKHEQGTERYSEQLGRAGHFVLHAFVSVLSYLVFGLMSPIIYGFTFRKSDNKDYKLATLAAASLVCITILSIGKAYVQKSPKPYFSTVFIYVSMGFMVSGITYVAGDLINMLLKKLGVFDYRAPRVLGAGAVNGAWSAY